The nucleotide window gtgaataaatacatttatctTGGGAAAAAGTAAAGTGTTGCCCATTTGGCCACATCCCAGTCTGCTTCCCCACCTCCTTCATCCCTGAAATCCAGACACTTCCCCATGACTTGCTTTGAGGTTTGGACCCCACCTGGTAGGGTAATGGTGCAGTGGGGGACAGTAGGCAGGACAGAGAGGTGAAGAACTGCCCAGGTCAGGGGCAGCCCTCAACTCTCATCTGTGTCTGGAGGGAGGTGAGGCAGAGCGGGAGGGCACTCATGGGCCCACTGAGTGCCAGGGGTTGGAGGAAGCCCACAAAGCCCAGAGTTGTTAGTGCTTCTGCCATTTGTCCCCAAGGGGCAGGACCCTCCTAGTCAGATTGCTCAGAGGACCACTATGCTGGCAGCAGCTTGGAGGAGCTGGGAGGTGCCTGTGCCCTGGTCTTGGGAGCATACACCTAAGTTGGGATGGAGGAAAAGCCACCTGTGGCTCTGGCTAGGCCGGGACCCAGAGGACATCCTCAGAGCCCAGGAGCCCTGGGATTGTGTGAGAAGCCAGTCCTCACTTTGTATGTATCCAGGCAGCTCTCTGGTCTCGTAGTTATTGTCAGCATCCATGCTTCCTGACTGACTATGGCTGGCTGCCTCCTGCTGTCCCATTCTTGGCCTGTGGAGACTGCTTCATCCTGGGAaacccaggcccctcctccagagCTGCCTTTGCAGGGTCTTCACCTCTGGCTGGTTGGGGGCCACACAGAGGTGGGAGCAAGGAAGCCTGGGGTCCCGTCTCTCACTGGGGGCCACGGTAGGCAGTGTCCCTGCGGAGTGGCAGCGCCTTTCCCACAGGCCTTCTCTGTTTTATTGCACCCTCTAGTGGAGGAGAAGGTGAAGGAGCAGCTGGAGGCCGCCAAGCCCGAGCCCGTCATCGAGGAGGTGGTGAGTGCCTGGGCCACCCTGGCATCCTCGCTGCTTCTGTGTGTTCTGTTTCTCTTCGCCACTTGCTCTTCCTCTGCCCCCCATTCCTTCTTGTCACTTCTTTATTCCCTTCCCACCTGCCTCTTTGCCCTCATCCCTCTCCTTCCGCCTTCTCCTTCTCCCATTTCCCTCCTTCTTGAGCCTTCCCTCCCCCTTGTCCTGGGGCGGCCCCTCCACCCTGATGTGTGTCTCCTCCTTTCCCAGGACCTGGCCAACCTCGCTCCTCGGAAGCCTGACTGGTGAGTGTTGCCCGTGCAGGGCTGGTGCAGGCTGACTCGGGGGCTCTTGGTGCCAGCATGGGCCTGGGGCTTGGCCcttcctgccgtcacagtgcagAGACTGGCAGTACAGACATAGAGTTACATGAGATAGCTACTGTTGGAAACCAGTGCTGAGGAGGACATAAGTGGTGGGATGAGAGGAGTGATGGGGGGGGCTTAGGCGCGGGGAGCAGCAGGCCCCTCATGAAGGCCCTCCTGAGAGGTTGAGAGCCCATCTGCTCCAGAGCTCCCATTTGAGCAAGGCCAACCACTGTCCTTGGGGGccaggggtggagggaagggcagacacagttttctgttcctgttctACCACCATAGCTTGTTCCCTCTGGCCCTGGTTTCCTCCTCTCTGAAATGGAGGTCGTCATCCTTCTTGCTAGGctgagagagagtgggagagagggtGCTGTGGGCCGGGAGGCTTGTTGTCTGTCTTCACCTTGAGCCGGAGGTAGGGCTATATCCCTCTCGCCTGATTCTGGGTCGAGTTAACACCAGCTGTTTTAATTTGATGAAACAAAAGCATGGGGCATATGTCCTGGGAAACCCAGAGCCAGAGAGAACGGGCTGAGTGCTTGTGCACTTCTGGATGCCCACAGTGGAGGGGCTGGGCCAGtggctggaggaggagcagggcCCACAGTGGGCAGGAGCAAGTCACTCCCTGATGGTGACCAGAGGACCAGAGCAAGAGAGGGTCCCTGAGAAACCATCCACCTTTGCCTTAGCTCAGTCCCTTGTGTTGGGTGGGTTTGTGGTGCTAGTCCCCCTGCCTTAGTGGGACAGGGAATGATGGTTTGTGCTGGGTTTCGGAGGGTACGGAAGGGGAATGTCCTGGCCTCTTCCCCAGGGCAGCCCCCTCCAGCAACCGAGCATGACTCCTAATGCCAGAGGGCTGCAAGAGGGGAGGGGGCCCAATGCCACATCAGGTCAGCCTTCACCTTCCtgcttctccctgcctccctgctccAGGGACCTCAAGAGAGATGTGGCCAAGAAGCTGGAGAAACTAAAAAAACGGACTCAGAGGGCCATTGCCGAGCTAATCCGTAAGTGCAGTGCCTGGGAAGGTGGGGTCCTGCCCACTGGGTGGTGGCCCAAGCACAGGGCCCCTCCCCATCCCTTCTGTCTGCCTTCCATCCCAGGTGAAAGGCTGAAAGGCCAGGAAGATAACCTAGCCTCTGCAGTGGATGCTGCCACCGAACAAAAGGCCTGTGACTCCGACTGAGGCATGCCCTGCACCACCACTCGCCCATCAGGCCTGTCCTCCAGGGGATGGTCTTGGGCAGGGATGGGGGCTAGGCTTGCCATCACCTCCAGTTTGGCTTCTGAGCAGAGACTCCCTGCCTGTCAAGTCTGAAACCCCCATGGGTGAGGTCAGCTCCTTGTCTCCTGGGTGGCCCCTGCCATTCTGAATGGAGGCAGAACCAGCAACAACTCTGGGTGTGCTTGTGTCTGCACATGTGGATGTacatatgtctgtatatatgtatatattttgaacttttttaaaaaaaatctggaaatagaGACAAGTAAACCCCTGTGTGTGGCAGAAATGTGTCAGATATTTCCTAGGTCTGAGGGTACAGTGGATTTGGGCTCCACAGGATGGAGACAGGGTGACTGCAGAGGTGGTACTTAATATGTATGAATAACCCCTGTGTTGGGCTGGGTTCTCTCACTCAAGGCTGCCTTCTGCGGCCAAGTCCTGGCCCAGTCCATGGTCAGTGCTGGTCATCTCAAGATCCTTGGGtgatagagacagagtctgagaaagttcttttaaGACCTCCCCCAGACCTAGGCCTTGTAGTAGTCTATGGAGTAGCTGGAGAGGCTCCCACCCTGGTCCTCTGGGGATCCTCACAGTGTGAGAGAGACTGGGCCTTGGCAAGCCCCAACTCAGGGCCACTCCAGATTTGATGTCTCTGGCACTGCTTTCCCCACTCTCCCCAGCCCCAGGCGGCCTCTGTCCCTACTCCACCAGTCAGAGCTAGACTGTGGCTCCCCTAGGACAGAGACCCTGCATGGGAGGGATGGCCCATTCTGCTAGAGACGGGGACGTTGTAGGCTGGGTTTCAGGTGTGGTTGTGGACCCTAGATCCCCAAGGTTCTGGCTTTAGGACATGAGCCTTCTCTGTGGAACTGACTCTCCAGGGTACCTGGCTGGCTGCATCATCTCTGACTGCAGTACCGGTGGCCAACTGGACTTGCATCTCCTCCAGGATGCTTACACCCTTGAGTTTCCTTTGGGATTTCTCCTtgagcctcctgcctctgccctaaGCCATCTAGTGTGTTCTTCCTCTCCACAGTGTTCCAGAAACACAATGGCCCATCTCTGGCAGACAGTGCCAAGTACCCTGGTCATAGAGGCAGAGTGGGTTTGTGCACACAGAGACTAGCACGCTCACAACCAATGAAAAACCCTTTAAGTTAAAATTATGCAACTATTCTTGGAAGGTAATTCCTGTgtggaaaagaaacagaaacttctAGCTGTGGGTGAGGGCTAAAGTGGTAGCTGGCCACCTTCTGCATTGAGTAGTAAGACAAGACCAAGACCCTGACTCCCACATGGGGCAGAAACCCTTCCAGTATTTCCTAGGTCCAGGGGTACATGCAGGACTGGAGCCAGGCTCCCTCTGTCCAGTTGGTAAAACTGGAGCTGGGCTTTTTTTCCTATGAACAAAAGGGTGAAAAGACTCCCTGCGTCTCCTGGGATTGCAGCTGGAAACAGGATCCATGTCTGTAGCAGTTGAAGGACTTGGTTACCTGGTGACTGGCAACTAAGCTGCCACTCAGCATCAGCTCTGGGACTAGAGTAGGGTTATCCCCCAGTACGAACGACAGTCCCGAGAGCTAATGAAAGGTGTGCTTCTGGTTTTATGACCCTGGGTGTTGTcctagaaggaaaaacaaagtacCATGCGTCATGAGTACTCAAACAAAATTTGCAAAATACACGAGAAAATCCAATGCCTTGAAGAATGACCAGTAACCCAAGTGGGAGGATTTATACCCAAGGAAACCGAAATAGTAACAGCCTACaaggttttaaaaatgagcattTGTTTTTACGTCAGATAAAAGAGGGTGTGGTACCCTTAAGAACAGAGATTAGACATAAGAAAGAACTGATTAGaaattttggaaagaaagaataCAGCTCTTAAAATAAGAAACTCACCAGAGAGCTAAGTATTAACTTATAGTCCAAGAAAGGATTAGTAAATTGGAAGTTAAAGCTGAGACGGTCATGAGAAGGTGGCAGTGAGAGATAAAGAGGGCGAGTTGGAGGGTAGCTTGAGAACCTTGTTATACTGATACATGTCCTATAGATGACAGgagttccaagaaaaggaaaccaGAGAGAGAAGGTACTTGAAAGAATGGCcaaccacttcttttttttccgagacaaagtctcactctgtcgcccaggctggagtgcagtggcaccatctaggctcactgcaacctctgtctcccgggttcaagtgattctcctgcctcagccacccaagtagctgggattatagatgcgtgccaccatgcccagctaatttttgtatttttactagagacagggtttcaccatgttggccaggctggtctcgaactcctgacttcaggtgatccatctgcctcggcctcccaaagtgctgggattacaggcatgggccactgcacccagctggccaGCCACTTCTGTTTCTAGTTTCATGGTGGAATAGTTACCTGAACTGATCCTCTCTTTGCAAACAGCTAAAAATACTAGGTAAATAAAgaataacaacaaatattttaaaaatacagcaatGAGCTGGCAAGAAAATAAGGAATACTTTGGCAGAATGTAAAAGAGGTAGCAGAATGCCGAAGTCTGACCTTTGCCTTGAGGGTATTTGACAAACCAGGTGAAACTGAACATTGTCTTTTGGGGTTCTCGATGCCTGGGCTCAAGACAAACCAAAACCTTTGCAAAATGAGGGCCCTAATAGAACCGTCCATAAAGCTGGGGCCCCAAAGGGTGACACCATCTGTGAACTAATAGCAAATCTGCCCTCCTGGCATCCCATACAAAAGTTAAACCTTGCCACTTACTGAACTGAAAAAAGGTCTTTGAAAACTGAGCCAGCCTTCACGTGGGTTTTTGTACATGAGAATCCCAAGAATTTAAGTGGCCCCACTGGTCCCAGAATGTTGGAAGTCTCAAACACttgatagaagaaaatatagatccTACCTGGACAAAACTTTATTCATATCAGTTCTCAAAGAATTCTCCCTGATAAAGTTCCAAGACATATGAGAATCTTAGGGCCTACTCAGTGACCCTGGATGGACAATGACTCTCAAGGATCATCCCCAAACGTGACCTGGGCCACTTCACGATGTACTGCCTCACCACTGCTGAGTATGATGGGCACAGCACCTGTCTCTCCCCACAGTGCGACTAGGACTCTGGCCCCATGTAGGACGATGGCTTGCTGGGAAATGAGCATCAAAGGAAGGGAGCAATAAATTGTGAGCCAAGagctttaagttatttttaaaatagaaaagagaaatgaacagGTTGCGGAAAAGTTCATCAGACACACAAGGTAACAGAGCCTCAGGTGCAAAATAACCAACATCAAAAATAACATGGTAGAACCAGACTGATAAAGACTTCAGACATCAGAATTATCAGCCATGGAATTTAGGtatgtttaaaaattacttaagaaAAAAGATGCGAACATAGCAGATTTGCAAAAGAACCAAACCAgtattctggaaataaaaaatacagtagtCTGGCCCCCACCCCCGGCATCTTCAGTTTCcctttctgtggtttcagctacCTGTGGTCAACCATGTCCGGAACTATCCCATGCAATAAGATACtttgagagagaccacattcacataaattttattactgtatattgttataattgttttctcattagttattgttaatttgttactgtgcctaatttataagttaaactttatcataggtatgtatgtataagaGAAAacatatatagggttcagtactcGCCACCATTTCGGGCATCCACTGGGgttgggggtcttggaacatacccCCAGGGATAAGGAGTGACTGTATAGCACTATAGTGTATTATGGCAGTTAAAAACCTTGTATCTGTGAATCAGACAAAGGTGAAGAGACAATTAGTGAATGGGAGGCTAGATCTGAAGTTTTCCAAAATGCAGCCCAGCAAGATAAACAGTGATATTGTAAAGCAAGAGGCTGAGAGACATGGAGAGTAGAATGAAGAGATCCAACATAAGGTGACGGAGTTCCaggtgggaaaagaaaaaaaaaaacagtgaaaatgaGGCAGAAGCAATATTTAAAAACAGTGGCTGAGAACTTTCCAGAACTTTTGAAAATCACCAATTCACAGATTCAAGAAGACCAGCAAGTCTAAGCAGGTTAATAGGAAGAACTATACATCCaaatgttctgtttcttcatctgggtGATGATTAGGTATTTTTACTTTATGAATATTCATTGAACTGTATACATGTTTtatgcactttattttttatttttatttttattaagtatttattgatcattcttgggtgtttctcggagagggggatgtggcagggtcataggataatagtggagagaaggtcagcagataaacacatgaacaaaggtctctggttttcctaggcagaggtccctgtggccttctgcagtgtttgtgcccctgggtacttgagattagggagtggtgatgactcttaaagagcatgctgccttcaagcatctgtttaacaaatacatcttgcaccacccttaatccatttaaccctgagttgacacagcacatgtttcagagagcagggggctgggggaaaggccatagatcaacaatatcccaaggcagaagaatttctcctagtcagaacaaaatggagtctcctatgcccacctctttctacacagacacagcaacaatctgatctctccttcctttccccacacttccccccttcttttcaacaaaaccgccatcgtcctcatggcccgctcctgATGGTCGCTgcctcttcggagctgttgggtacacctcccagacagggcggccgggcagaggcactcctcacctcacagacggggcggccaggcagaggtgctcctcacctcccagacagggtggccgggcagaggcgctcctcactccccagatggggtggccgggcagaggcgctcctcacttcccagacggggtggccgggcagaggcactcttcacttcctcccagatggggtggccaggcagaggcgctcctcacttcccagacggggtggcggccgggcagaggcgctcctcacttcctcccagacggggcggccgggcagaggcgctcctcacctcacagacggggcggccgggcagaagcgctcctcacttcctcccagacggggtggcagccaggcagaggtgctcctcacctcccagacggggtggccgggcagaggcgctcctcactccccagatggggtggccgggcagaggcgctcctcacttcccagacggggtggccgggcagaggcgctcttcacttcctcccagatggggtggcagccaggcagaggcgctcctcacttcccagacagggtggcggccgggcagaggcgcgcctcacttcccagatggggcagccgggcagaggcgcgcctcacttcctcccagacagggtggcggccagtcagaggcgctcctcacctcccagactggacggccgggcagaggtgctcctcatctcccagatggggcggccgggcagaggtgctcctcacttcctcccagatggggtggcggccgggcagaggcactcctcacctcccagacggggcggctgggcagaggggctcctcacatcccagatgatgggcagccaggcagagaggcttctcacttcctagacggggtggcggcagggcagaggctgtaatcttagcactttaggaggccaaggcaggcggctgggaggtggaggttgtagcgagctgagatcacgccactgcactccagcctgagcaacattgagcattgagtgagcgggactccgtctgcaatcccagcacctcgggaggccgaggcgggcagatcactccaggccaggagctggagaccagcccggtcaacatggcgaaacccggtctccaccaaaaatacaaaaaccagtcaggcgtggcggcacacgcctgcaatcccaggcactcggcaagccgaggcaggagaatcacaggagcccgaggcagggaggttgcagcgagcggagttcacggcagtacagtccagctttggcaacagagggagaccaaaaaaagaaggagaggggagaggggagaggggagaggggagagggtttTATgcactttttgtatgtttattctaAATAAgcaaatttacttaaaaaaattctacacTTTTTATTAATCATCAGTTGCTACACATAAATTACCCAAAACTTGGgggcttaaaataacaaacactTATTACCTCAGTTTCTGTGGGCCAGGAATCAGGAGTGGCTTAGCTGGGTAAGTCTAGCTTGGGGTCAGTTGTGAAGCTGCACTCATCTGAAGGctggactggggctggaggatctgtTTCCAAGATGACTCATGGGGCTTTTGATTGGTGGCCCCTGTGTCTTGCCACATGGACCTCTCCATCGGCCTGTATGTTCTCAAGACATGGCAGGTGGCTTTCCCAGAGTGGCAATCTAAGAGAGAAGGCAGGAGGGAGCGTTGTGGGGCTTTCTTATGGTCTGGCCTTGGAAGTGATATTCTGCTACATTCTGtttgttagaagcaagtcactacgCCCAGCCCACACTTAGAAGAATTAGGTTCCACTTCCTGAAGGGAGGACTGTCTAAGAATTTGTGGACTTATTTAAAAACTACCACATACTTAATCACATTGTAATAACATTAAAGAGCACAAAGACCAAGAAAATACCTTAAAATCAGAGAAAGGACATACTGCCTTTCAAGGAGCAACGTAGCAGCAGATATCTCAGCTATAACCAGTGTAAATAGGAATGAAAGAAAGTTGTCATCCTAGAATTGCATACTCAGGGAAAATATGAgacgtgttttttgtttttttgcagagatggggtctcactatgttgcccaggaggatcttgaactcctgaactcaagtgatctgcccaccttggcctcccaaagtgctgggattacaggcatgagccactgcacctggcctaagatGTTTTTAGACCAACACAGTCAGGGATTCTGTCACCAGCAGACTCTCACTAAATGAAAATCTattttggggtaatgaaaatgttctaaaagtgATTGTGGTTGCACAAATCTGTGAATATGCTGAATATGCCAAgagccattgaattgtacactttaatggGTGGGCTGTATATgtataaagttgttttttaaaaatgaaattagcattctccttttaaaaaaatcataaagaatattttcagaCTGAGGGGCACAATCCCAGATGGAAAGTCCAGAGAAAGGAAGTATAAATGTAAATAAGCACTGACCTTGTAAAACAAGAATGTGTTGTGGGGTAAAGCAGGGGCTATTTAGAATACATAACAACAATGGTATGTAAGTTCAGAGGTAGGAGGTTGTTGGGGTTACAGTCCTTGAAGACGCTCACTCAGGAAGAGGGATAAGACTAGGAAATAGGCCTGTTGACATTTCTAGGGTAACCTGAAAAGAGTAGAAACAGAGTGTACCACTTTCAGAGGagatgagagaggaaaaaaaaaaaaaaaaacagaatgagaaaaaagtaactatccaaaagaaagcagagagaaaaggtGGATTGAGTAGTTGAATCCAGATATATCAGTAATAGCAAGGTACTagactgcttttctttcttttttttttttcctttaagctcagtttactgaatttaaaaaaacctgaagccgactgggtgcagtggctcatgcctgtaatcccagcacttaaggaggaTGAATTTGCTTGAGTctcaggcagattgcttgaacccaggagttcaagaccagcctgggcaacatggtgaaactccgtcttctacaaaaataaaaaataaaaaaattagccaggcggggtggtgcctgcctgtagtcgcagctacttgggaggctgaggtgggagatcatgtgagcctgggaggtctgcCTCATAAATtaatagaaagaaacaaagattaaTGGGACTAGAAAAGCTCTATCAAGCACAGGATCAACAAAAGAAAGTGGAGGTGGCAGGAGTGAGGCCAGGCAAGGGAGACTTTCAGAAGTGTCATTAGCTACACCACTGTACTGTGGAGCAGTGGGACCTCTCACCCAGAGCCGTAAGAGTGTGAAATGTGTAACCACGTTGGGAAAGTTGACCATGTGCACGCTGGGACCCATCAGTTGCGCCCTTAGTGCACTAGAAAACTGTTGTGCATGTACACCAGGAGACAGGGACAGAAATGCTTGTAgaagcattgtttgtaatagcacggacacgtgtgcacacacaaacacactaaaTCAAAGCCAGAATGTGGTAATAATAAGTTGTCATTCTGAAAGTGCGATGTTCCATAGCTGTGAGAAGAGCTACAGTCATGTGCAACAAATGGATAGATGTTGAAAGAAGCAAGTCACGGAAGAAATAGAGTATGAGCCATTTGTGTGACGTTCCAAACAGGTGGAGTGAGACAATGTAAGGACACACGCAGGTGGTAAGACCAGGGCAGAAGAGCAAGGTGGTGATCGTCAACTTCAGGCTTGTAGTTAGCTCTGGAGAGGGGCCCTTTGAGATAATGGCAAAGTGTTTTTCTTGGCTTGAGTGATGGGAATTTAttctctttatgtatttatttttatacacctTGCTGTATATGCTGTATTTCAACATacagccttatttttttttctatctgtctgtctgcctatctatctatctatctatctatctatctatctatctatctttctatctatctatatttagaGATGgattctctgtcacccaggctggagtgcagtggcacgatctcagctcactgcaacctttgcctcccgggctcaagcagttctccaacctcagcttctcgagtagctgggactgtggctgtgtgccaccatgcctatttttttttttttttttttttttttttgtgatgaagtcttgctctgtcggcacgctggagtgcagtggtgcgatcttggctcactgcaacctccgcctcctgggttcaagcgattctcctgcctcagactcccgagtagctggaactacaggcacatgccaccatgcccagctaatttttgtatttttagtagagagagggtttcatcatgttggccaggatggtctgtatctcttgacctcgtgatccacccgcctcggcctcccaaagtgctggcattacaggtgtaagcccgcgccattttttaatatttttagtagagacagggtttcaccattttggccaggctggtctcaaactgacctcaagcgatcctcctgcctcaacctcctaaagtgctcagattataggcatgagccaccgcgcccagcctattttttctttttttaagagcagttttactACCTCTGCAGTTTGACTCCAGTGTTCTAGATGAGAACATCGaagctaaagggaaaaaataacacAGGCTACatgtaaaaattttaagagaTTACCTACAAAGGAATTAGTTTCGCTTTTCATCAATAGATACCAGAAGACAGTTTTCCTAAGTGCTCAGGAA belongs to Pongo pygmaeus isolate AG05252 chromosome 2, NHGRI_mPonPyg2-v2.0_pri, whole genome shotgun sequence and includes:
- the CCDC12 gene encoding coiled-coil domain-containing protein 12 isoform X7, translated to MPGLGRATHPLQGRRLRQTQACAMQDGRKGGAYAGKMEATTAGVGRLEEEALRRKERLKALREKTGRKDKEDGEPKTKHLREEEEEGEKHRELRLRNYVPEDEDLKKRRVPQAKPVAVEEKVKEQLEAAKPEPVIEEVDLANLAPRKPDWDLKRDVAKKLEKLKKRTQRAIAELIRKCSAWEGGVLPTGWWPKHRAPPHPFCLPSIPGERLKGQEDNLASAVDAATEQKACDSD
- the CCDC12 gene encoding coiled-coil domain-containing protein 12 isoform X10 — translated: MQGDPQRLCHGASQATPGPQDKEDGEPKTKHLREEEEEGEKHRELRLRNYVPEDEDLKKRRVPQAKPVAVEEKVKEQLEAAKPEPVIEEVVSAWATLASSLLLCVLFLFATCSSSAPHSFLSLLYSLPTCLFALIPLLPPSPSPISLLLEPSLPLVLGRPLHPDVCLLLSQDLANLAPRKPDW
- the CCDC12 gene encoding coiled-coil domain-containing protein 12 isoform X9, which codes for MKVTGDLPAWPLHGTKWLHFSPPKAIQLFLRVFSKGYQDKEDGEPKTKHLREEEEEGEKHRELRLRNYVPEDEDLKKRRVPQAKPVAVEEKVKEQLEAAKPEPVIEEVVSAWATLASSLLLCVLFLFATCSSSAPHSFLSLLYSLPTCLFALIPLLPPSPSPISLLLEPSLPLVLGRPLHPDVCLLLSQDLANLAPRKPDW
- the CCDC12 gene encoding coiled-coil domain-containing protein 12 isoform X14, whose protein sequence is MQGDPQRLCHGASQATPGPQDKEDGEPKTKHLREEEEEGEKHRELRLRNYVPEDEDLKKRRVPQAKPVAVEEKVKEQLEAAKPEPVIEEVDLANLAPRKPDWDLKRDVAKKLEKLKKRTQRAIAELIRERLKGQEDNLASAVDAATEQKACDSD